In Podospora pseudoanserina strain CBS 124.78 chromosome 5, whole genome shotgun sequence, a single window of DNA contains:
- the OTU1 gene encoding ubiquitin-specific protease otu1 (COG:O; COG:T; MEROPS:MER0116559; EggNog:ENOG503NWMT; BUSCO:EOG09263S1E): protein MMIQIALRAPNGQSRIQVEDESTLSDLVALIKSKTELERFSLKYGYPLKNLDISLSSQSSSIKDLKLRGETIVVAPIDTTPAPAPEPAKPAKPTKPAFVPKGIEPDETSLEWTSRGGYIVLRVMPDDNSCMFTAVGGALSIDNPSTRLRAQITEYILTHPEKYTAAILGSPPQKYCSHLMEKDTWGGAIELSILSDIYDIEISSIDVKSLRVDRFGEGKETRIIILYSGIHYDRIAFALDLSYPVDCDVTKWDTQDEEVLTKARQLAAQLQRMHYYTDTTDFVIKCEVCQWIGKGMKEAGVHQKETGHKEFGEMTIQ, encoded by the exons ATGATGATTCAAATCGCCCTCCGAGCCCCTAATGGGCAATCTCGAATCCAGGTTGAGGACGAGTCGACCCTCTCCGACCTTGTGGCGCTCATCAAATCAAAGACCGAGCTTGAGAGGTTCAGCCTGAAATACGGCTACCCACTCAAGAACCTGGACATTAGTCTCTCTTCACAAAGCTCAAGTATAAAAGACCTGAAGCTCCGTGGGGAGACAATCGTCGTCGCACCCATCGATACCACacctgctccagctccagaGCCAGCCAAGCCAGCGAAGCCAACCAAGCCAGCGTTTGTCCCTAAAGGGATAGAACCCGATGAGACATCCCTCGAGTGGACCTCCCGAGGCGGTTACATAG TCCTAAGAGTAATGCCCGACGACAACAGCTGCATGTTCACCGCAGTAGGAGGCGCCCTTTCCATCGACAACCCATCCACTCGCCTTCGCGCCCAAATCACCGAGtacatcctcacccacccagaAAAATACACCGCTGCCATCCTGGGCTCGCCTCCACAGAAGTATTGCTCCCACCTCATGGAAAAGGACACCTGGGGTGGCGCCATCGagctctccatcctctccgacATTTACGACATTGAGATTTCCTCCATCGATGTCAAGTCCCTCCGAGTCGACCGCTTTGGCGAAGGCAAAGAGACCCGCATAATCATTCTCTACAGCGGCATCCACTACGATCGCATCGCCTTTGCCCTTGACCTCTCCTACCCTGTGGACTGCGATGTAACAAAATGGGACACGCAAGACGAGGAGGTACTCACAAAGGCGAGGCAGCTCGCTGCGCAACTCCAGAGGATGCACTACTACACTGACACAACCGATTTCGTCATCAAGTGCGAAGTGTGCCAGTGGATCGGCAAGGGGATGAAGGAGGCGGGTGTGCACCAGAAGGAGACGGGACACAAGGAGTTTGGCGAGATGACGATTCAGTAG